In one Thioclava sp. ES.031 genomic region, the following are encoded:
- a CDS encoding CoA transferase subunit A has protein sequence MKLPDKSIAMEEVVAQIPDGATVLVGGFGVPGTPFALLRELARQGQRDLVLVKNDANEAGMGIDHLIAGGQVRKLIVTHLGLNANAIAAMNEGRMEVEFCAQGILAERIRAGGAGLGAILTDIGIDTELAQGKQVVEMNGRPMLVEPALRGDVALVHAARADCFGNLAYAATARNFNPLMAMAATRVIAETEELLPLGGIDPDAAESPGAFIDHVVKLDEISEEYGIVRR, from the coding sequence ATGAAGCTGCCCGACAAATCCATCGCGATGGAAGAGGTGGTCGCGCAGATCCCCGATGGCGCCACGGTGCTGGTGGGCGGCTTCGGCGTGCCCGGCACCCCCTTCGCGCTGCTGCGCGAGCTGGCCCGTCAGGGGCAGCGCGACCTCGTTCTGGTCAAGAACGACGCCAACGAGGCGGGCATGGGCATCGACCACCTGATCGCAGGCGGTCAGGTGCGCAAGCTGATCGTCACCCATCTCGGCCTCAACGCCAACGCCATCGCGGCGATGAACGAGGGCCGTATGGAGGTTGAGTTCTGCGCGCAGGGCATCCTCGCCGAACGTATCCGTGCCGGTGGCGCGGGGCTTGGCGCGATCCTGACCGATATCGGCATCGACACCGAATTGGCGCAGGGCAAGCAGGTGGTCGAGATGAATGGCCGCCCGATGCTGGTCGAACCGGCTCTGCGTGGCGATGTGGCGCTGGTCCATGCCGCGCGCGCCGATTGCTTCGGCAACCTCGCCTATGCCGCCACCGCGCGCAATTTCAACCCGCTCATGGCGATGGCCGCGACCCGCGTGATCGCCGAGACCGAAGAGCTTCTGCCGCTGGGCGGGATCGACCCGGACGCGGCCGAGAGCCCCGGCGCTTTCATCGACCACGTCGTGAAACTCGACGAGATTTCCGAGGAGTATGGCATTGTCAGACGCTAG
- a CDS encoding amino acid ABC transporter permease: protein MDVALILKIYPYFLQAAWVTIELSVLTTILGLICGALGASARLSRFSVLRFIGAAYVSFFRGTPALIQLFLLYFGGPQIGIQLDAFQAGVIGLGVNIGAYMTETMRGAIIAVDRGQTEAARTLGLSKAQAFRKVTLPQALRLMIRPLGVNINAQIKGTALVSAISVVELTYTAQRYIGSTYKPFEMFLLAGVLYLVIITAVGKGVSFLDRKVRIQ from the coding sequence ATGGATGTCGCACTGATCCTCAAGATCTACCCGTATTTCCTGCAGGCCGCCTGGGTCACCATCGAGCTTTCGGTGCTGACCACGATCCTCGGGTTGATCTGCGGGGCGCTGGGGGCCTCGGCACGCCTCTCGCGTTTCTCCGTCCTGCGCTTCATCGGGGCGGCCTATGTCAGCTTCTTTCGTGGCACGCCCGCGCTGATCCAGCTGTTCCTGCTCTATTTCGGCGGCCCGCAGATCGGCATCCAGCTCGATGCCTTCCAGGCCGGTGTGATCGGGCTGGGCGTCAATATCGGGGCCTACATGACCGAGACGATGCGCGGGGCTATCATCGCGGTCGACCGGGGCCAGACCGAGGCGGCGCGCACGCTGGGCCTGTCGAAGGCGCAGGCCTTCCGCAAGGTGACGCTGCCGCAGGCGCTGCGCCTGATGATCCGTCCGCTTGGCGTCAACATCAACGCGCAGATCAAGGGCACGGCGCTCGTCTCCGCGATCTCGGTGGTGGAGCTGACCTACACCGCGCAGCGCTACATCGGTTCGACCTACAAGCCGTTCGAGATGTTCCTGCTCGCAGGGGTGCTTTACCTCGTCATCATCACCGCGGTGGGCAAGGGCGTCTCGTTCCTCGACCGCAAGGTGCGCATCCAATGA
- a CDS encoding amino acid ABC transporter ATP-binding protein, protein MTETKSFVEIRHAQKSYGTLEVLKDISLNVERGQIVAIIGPSGSGKSTLLRAINDLDPLTGGEVWLDGVQVNKNLPHNQYEKHINAMRQEIGMVFQHFNLFPHLSVRDNVTMAPKLLKKISDKEADKLAEEQLDHVGMLERIDYYPAQLSGGQKQRVAIARALAMKPKLMLFDEATSALDPELVEEVNLVMKKLAQEHMTMIIVTHEMDFAASVCDRVLFMDKGVVVEEGPPEQVFKNPTQERTRNFLRKHLEGAK, encoded by the coding sequence ATGACAGAGACAAAATCCTTCGTCGAAATCCGTCACGCCCAGAAATCCTACGGCACGCTGGAAGTGCTCAAGGACATCTCGCTCAACGTGGAACGCGGCCAGATCGTCGCCATCATCGGCCCCTCGGGCTCGGGGAAATCCACGCTGCTGCGCGCGATCAACGATCTCGATCCGCTCACCGGTGGCGAGGTCTGGCTCGACGGGGTGCAGGTCAACAAGAACCTGCCGCACAATCAATATGAGAAGCACATCAACGCGATGCGTCAGGAAATCGGGATGGTGTTCCAGCACTTCAATCTCTTCCCGCATCTGAGCGTTCGGGACAACGTCACGATGGCGCCGAAGCTGCTCAAGAAGATCTCCGACAAGGAGGCCGACAAGCTTGCCGAAGAGCAGCTCGATCACGTCGGCATGCTGGAGCGGATCGACTATTACCCGGCGCAGCTTTCGGGCGGTCAGAAGCAGCGTGTGGCGATCGCCCGTGCGCTCGCGATGAAGCCGAAGCTGATGCTGTTCGACGAAGCCACCTCGGCGCTCGATCCCGAGCTGGTGGAAGAGGTGAACCTGGTCATGAAGAAGCTCGCGCAAGAGCACATGACCATGATCATCGTCACCCACGAGATGGATTTCGCCGCCTCGGTCTGCGATCGCGTGCTGTTCATGGACAAGGGCGTCGTGGTCGAAGAGGGCCCGCCCGAGCAGGTCTTCAAGAACCCGACCCAGGAACGGACCCGGAATTTCCTGCGCAAACATCTCGAAGGTGCAAAATGA
- a CDS encoding amino acid ABC transporter permease produces MGLDFSVIPPFYGTLALGVLWTIAITAASALLSFFGGILLAVIALYAPAIIRLPVRFIAWLFMGTPLLLQLFLIYFGLVQIGIDLPAFVAGVIGLGFHFAVYNSELIQTAMLAVDKGQMEAARTLGLSRKQALIKVVVPQAVRDVLPPIGNNMIALLKDSALVSVIGVSELTLSAQRAIGQTYRAFEFYAAAAVLYYIINLGMEAVIRWFENRNRLYR; encoded by the coding sequence ATGGGTCTCGATTTCTCCGTCATCCCGCCTTTCTACGGCACGCTCGCGCTGGGTGTCCTGTGGACCATCGCCATCACCGCCGCGTCGGCTCTGCTGAGCTTCTTCGGGGGTATCCTGCTCGCGGTGATCGCGCTCTACGCGCCTGCCATCATTCGCCTGCCGGTGCGCTTCATCGCCTGGCTCTTCATGGGCACGCCGCTGCTGCTGCAACTCTTCCTGATCTATTTCGGGCTGGTGCAGATCGGCATCGACCTTCCGGCCTTCGTGGCAGGTGTGATCGGCCTTGGCTTCCACTTCGCCGTCTATAACTCCGAGCTGATCCAGACCGCGATGCTCGCGGTGGACAAAGGTCAGATGGAGGCCGCACGGACGCTGGGCCTGTCGCGCAAGCAGGCGCTCATCAAGGTGGTCGTGCCGCAAGCGGTGCGCGACGTGCTGCCGCCCATCGGCAACAACATGATCGCGCTTCTCAAGGACTCGGCGCTGGTCTCGGTGATCGGGGTGTCGGAACTGACGCTCTCGGCGCAGCGCGCCATCGGCCAGACCTACCGCGCCTTCGAGTTCTACGCGGCCGCTGCCGTCCTCTACTACATCATCAATCTCGGCATGGAGGCGGTGATCCGCTGGTTCGAGAACCGCAACCGCCTCTATCGCTGA
- a CDS encoding LysR family transcriptional regulator: MVKPYEQRFPWHLDWNLLRTFMVVVEQRGISRAAYLLGLKQPTISAALKRLEERTGHELIIRKPNEFKVTRAGNLLYQECAQIFGAVSQIPSLLETGAEELRGHIAITTTSHVISDHYDAVLHDFATEHSKVTFSISVAESEEVVSRVQQNRASLGICLLHKTPENLRAQVLYREYFGLFCGTRHPLFEREEITLPELEGEESVSFQTETEHGPLHPVSLLRARAKLAPSWRGVSSNLHELRRMIVAGVGIGALPLHVAHRDVESGRLRQLPPYDGLPMVNIYLLTNPQRKQSSAEAAFLAACDAMMAESDLAERTYY, from the coding sequence ATGGTCAAGCCCTACGAACAACGGTTTCCCTGGCATCTCGACTGGAACCTGCTGCGCACTTTCATGGTGGTGGTGGAACAGCGGGGCATCTCGCGCGCGGCCTATCTGCTGGGGCTCAAACAGCCCACGATTTCGGCTGCCCTCAAGCGGCTGGAGGAACGCACCGGCCACGAGCTTATCATCCGAAAACCCAACGAATTCAAGGTCACTAGGGCGGGCAACCTGCTCTATCAGGAATGCGCCCAGATCTTCGGTGCGGTATCGCAGATCCCCTCCCTGCTGGAGACCGGCGCGGAGGAGCTGCGCGGCCATATCGCGATCACCACCACCTCGCATGTCATCTCCGATCATTACGACGCGGTGCTGCATGATTTCGCGACCGAACATTCCAAGGTGACCTTCTCGATCTCGGTGGCCGAGAGCGAGGAAGTGGTGAGCCGGGTGCAGCAGAATCGGGCAAGTCTGGGGATTTGCCTTCTGCACAAGACGCCCGAGAACCTGCGCGCGCAGGTGCTCTACCGGGAATATTTCGGCCTGTTCTGCGGCACGCGCCATCCGCTTTTCGAGCGCGAGGAAATCACGCTGCCCGAGCTCGAGGGCGAGGAGTCGGTGTCGTTCCAGACCGAGACCGAGCACGGCCCGCTGCATCCGGTCTCGCTGCTGCGCGCACGGGCCAAGCTCGCGCCGAGTTGGCGCGGGGTGTCGTCGAACCTGCACGAGCTGCGCCGGATGATCGTGGCCGGCGTCGGGATCGGCGCGCTGCCGCTGCATGTCGCGCATCGCGATGTCGAGTCGGGTCGGCTGCGCCAGTTGCCGCCCTATGACGGGCTGCCGATGGTGAATATCTACCTGCTCACCAACCCGCAGCGGAAGCAGTCGAGCGCGGAAGCCGCGTTTCTCGCGGCCTGCGATGCGATGATGGCCGAGAGCGATCTGGCCGAGCGTACCTATTACTGA
- a CDS encoding aspartate aminotransferase family protein, with product MTTEKSHLFYQSRQPRPFLERSEGIYHYDENGKRYIDGSSGAMVSNIGHSNPRVLEKMKAQMDRSTFGYRLHFRTHPSEDLAARVAARMPEGLDKVFFVSGGSEAVETAIKLARQYAVTQGEESRYKVISRLPSYHGATMGALGVTGSPLFTGKFAPMFTEMPKVPAPTCYLDRDNLTEEERGIKYAEMLREKIEAEGPETVLAFLMEPVGGASTGALVAPDSYYTRVAEICREYGILLIYDEVMTGAGRTGKFLAAEHWGITPDIVALSKGFGAGYAPLGAVVARNDMVEALLDAGGFLHGFTYAGNPLACAAGLAVLDEMEEQDLIGNAARMGDVLKARLTGLMDRYPFIGDVRGKGLLLAFELVSDRDTMEVLPKEWNAHTELVELAYERGLIIYSRRTRGGYEGDHFLVCPPLIVTEAQIDEIMAILIDALDAFAANHDLPVVEEVSA from the coding sequence ATGACGACTGAAAAGTCTCACCTGTTCTACCAGTCGCGCCAGCCGCGGCCTTTCCTCGAACGCTCCGAGGGAATCTACCACTACGACGAGAACGGGAAACGCTACATCGACGGTTCCTCGGGGGCGATGGTCTCCAATATCGGCCATTCCAATCCGCGCGTGCTGGAGAAGATGAAGGCGCAGATGGACCGTTCGACCTTCGGCTACCGGCTGCATTTCCGCACGCACCCGTCCGAGGATCTCGCCGCACGGGTCGCCGCGCGGATGCCCGAAGGGCTCGACAAGGTGTTCTTCGTCTCCGGCGGCTCCGAGGCCGTCGAGACCGCGATCAAGCTCGCACGGCAATATGCGGTCACGCAGGGTGAGGAGAGCCGCTACAAGGTGATCTCGCGGCTGCCCTCCTATCACGGCGCGACGATGGGCGCGCTGGGCGTCACCGGCAGCCCGCTCTTCACCGGGAAATTCGCGCCGATGTTCACGGAGATGCCGAAAGTTCCGGCGCCGACCTGCTACCTCGACCGCGACAACCTCACCGAGGAAGAGCGCGGCATCAAATATGCCGAGATGCTGCGCGAGAAGATCGAGGCGGAGGGCCCCGAGACGGTGCTCGCCTTCCTGATGGAGCCGGTGGGCGGGGCCTCGACCGGCGCGCTCGTGGCGCCTGACAGCTACTATACCCGCGTGGCCGAGATCTGCCGCGAATACGGCATCCTGCTGATCTACGATGAGGTGATGACCGGGGCCGGGCGCACCGGCAAGTTCCTCGCGGCCGAGCATTGGGGGATCACCCCCGACATCGTCGCGCTCTCGAAAGGGTTCGGGGCGGGCTACGCGCCGCTGGGCGCGGTGGTCGCGCGCAACGACATGGTCGAGGCGCTGCTCGACGCGGGCGGCTTCCTGCACGGCTTCACCTATGCGGGCAACCCGCTGGCCTGCGCGGCCGGTCTCGCGGTGCTCGACGAGATGGAAGAACAGGACCTGATCGGCAATGCCGCGCGGATGGGCGATGTTCTCAAGGCTCGGCTGACCGGTCTGATGGACCGCTATCCCTTCATCGGCGATGTGCGCGGCAAGGGCTTGCTGCTGGCCTTCGAGCTGGTCTCGGACCGCGACACGATGGAGGTCCTGCCGAAAGAGTGGAACGCCCATACCGAGCTGGTCGAACTGGCCTATGAGCGCGGCCTCATCATCTATTCGCGTCGCACGCGGGGCGGCTACGAGGGCGACCATTTCCTCGTCTGCCCGCCGCTGATCGTGACCGAGGCGCAGATCGACGAGATCATGGCGATCCTCATCGACGCGCTCGATGCCTTCGCCGCCAATCACGACCTGCCGGTGGTCGAGGAGGTCAGCGCATGA
- a CDS encoding enoyl-CoA hydratase-related protein translates to MVFKVIRYEVEEQVAVITLNRPDVMNALNAQMRAEILEAVKRAEDEARVIVLTGAGRAFCSGQDLGDGVAAAGLDLERVLRDEYEPMLKAIYESPLPVVSAVNGPAAGAGANLALAADVVIASEAASFIQAFTRIGLMPDAGGTYWLPRQVGFARAMGMALFADKVSARQAAGWGMIWEAIAEVDFDHHWRARAAHLANGPTAAYRAVKRSLREGYSNDLSTQLELEAELQGSLGQSHDFREGVTAFLEKRAPKFEGR, encoded by the coding sequence ATGGTGTTCAAGGTTATCCGGTACGAGGTCGAAGAGCAGGTCGCGGTGATCACGCTCAACCGACCCGATGTGATGAACGCGCTCAACGCGCAGATGCGCGCGGAAATCCTCGAGGCGGTGAAACGCGCCGAGGATGAGGCACGGGTGATCGTGCTGACCGGTGCGGGGCGGGCCTTCTGCTCGGGGCAGGATCTGGGCGACGGGGTCGCGGCGGCCGGGCTCGATCTGGAGCGCGTGCTGCGCGATGAATACGAGCCGATGCTCAAGGCGATCTACGAGAGCCCGCTGCCGGTGGTCTCCGCGGTGAACGGACCTGCGGCAGGGGCGGGGGCGAACCTCGCGCTGGCCGCCGACGTGGTCATCGCCTCGGAAGCGGCGAGCTTCATTCAGGCCTTCACGCGGATCGGGCTGATGCCGGATGCGGGCGGCACCTATTGGCTGCCGCGTCAGGTGGGCTTTGCCCGCGCGATGGGCATGGCGCTGTTCGCCGACAAGGTCTCGGCGCGGCAGGCGGCTGGCTGGGGCATGATCTGGGAAGCGATTGCCGAGGTCGATTTCGACCATCACTGGCGCGCCCGTGCGGCGCATCTGGCCAATGGCCCGACGGCGGCCTATCGCGCGGTGAAGCGGTCGCTGCGTGAGGGCTACAGCAATGATCTGTCGACCCAGCTGGAACTGGAAGCGGAGCTGCAGGGCAGCCTCGGCCAGAGCCATGATTTCCGCGAAGGCGTGACCGCGTTCCTCGAGAAGCGCGCGCCGAAATTCGAGGGGCGCTGA
- a CDS encoding ArgE/DapE family deacylase, which yields MDTELKTRILSAVDAAFDDETAFLSELTSHPSTRGQEQSAQDFMAAALDERGYEVDRWQIDVDKIRDMPGFSPVIGDYEDAVNVVGTHRSQSQKGRSLILNGHIDVVPAGPLDMWDAPPFEPHVADGWLYGRGAGDMKAGLVSNLFALDALRKAGFAPGADVFFQSVVEEECTGNGALACLERGYRADAALIPEPFEEKLVGAQLGVVWAQVHLKGLPTHVAYAGTGANAIEAAIPLIEALHGLEERWNEPGCRHSDFGHVHHPINLNIGKIQGGDWASSVPAWCIFDMRIAIYPGQDIAAARAEITETIMDAARSNAFLKNSLPEIVWHGFMAEGYALSDDHSATAKAAIGALEGAHRSVNESDLDRVAITATTDARFFGLYADTPALVYGPRAEAIHGFNERVELESIRRITQSTALFIADWCGLETI from the coding sequence ATGGATACCGAGCTGAAAACCCGCATCCTCTCGGCGGTCGACGCCGCATTCGACGACGAGACCGCGTTTCTCTCCGAGCTGACCTCGCACCCGTCCACCCGTGGGCAGGAGCAGAGCGCGCAGGACTTCATGGCCGCCGCCCTCGATGAGCGCGGCTACGAGGTGGACCGCTGGCAGATCGACGTCGACAAGATTCGCGACATGCCCGGTTTCTCGCCGGTGATCGGCGATTACGAGGACGCGGTGAATGTGGTGGGCACCCATCGCAGCCAATCGCAAAAGGGCCGCTCGCTCATCCTCAACGGTCATATCGACGTGGTGCCCGCGGGCCCTCTGGATATGTGGGACGCGCCGCCGTTCGAGCCGCATGTCGCCGATGGCTGGCTTTACGGGCGCGGTGCGGGCGACATGAAGGCGGGGCTGGTGTCGAACCTCTTCGCGCTCGATGCGCTGCGCAAGGCAGGCTTCGCCCCCGGTGCGGACGTGTTCTTCCAATCCGTCGTGGAAGAGGAATGCACCGGCAACGGCGCGCTGGCCTGCCTTGAACGCGGCTACCGCGCCGACGCCGCGCTGATCCCCGAACCGTTCGAGGAAAAGCTGGTCGGCGCGCAACTCGGCGTGGTCTGGGCGCAGGTGCACCTGAAAGGCCTGCCCACGCATGTGGCCTATGCTGGCACTGGCGCCAATGCGATCGAGGCCGCGATCCCGCTGATCGAGGCGCTGCACGGGCTGGAAGAACGCTGGAACGAACCGGGCTGCCGGCATTCCGACTTCGGTCACGTGCATCACCCGATCAACCTCAATATCGGGAAGATCCAGGGCGGCGACTGGGCGTCCTCCGTCCCGGCCTGGTGCATCTTCGACATGCGCATCGCGATCTATCCGGGTCAGGATATCGCCGCCGCGCGCGCCGAGATCACCGAGACCATCATGGATGCCGCGCGCTCCAACGCTTTCCTGAAGAACTCGCTGCCCGAGATCGTCTGGCACGGGTTCATGGCCGAGGGCTACGCGCTTTCCGACGACCACTCCGCCACCGCGAAGGCCGCGATCGGTGCCCTCGAAGGGGCGCATCGCAGCGTCAACGAGAGCGATCTCGACCGCGTGGCGATCACCGCGACCACCGATGCCCGCTTCTTCGGGCTCTATGCCGACACGCCCGCGCTGGTCTACGGGCCGCGCGCCGAGGCGATCCACGGCTTCAACGAGCGCGTCGAGCTGGAAAGCATCCGTCGCATCACCCAGAGCACCGCCCTGTTCATCGCGGACTGGTGCGGGCTCGAAACCATCTGA
- a CDS encoding 3-oxoacid CoA-transferase subunit B: MSDARSRMVARAAREIAPGMVVNLGIGLPTKVVNHLPADFPVCLHSENGLTGIGPTLPLERADRNLIDAGGAYVSTIPGSAFFDSAVSFALVRSGRLDLTLLGAFEVAQNGDLANWKIPGKFSPGAGGAIELAQKARRVVVMTTHCDRKGNPKLLKTCSLPLTAKARVARIYTDMAVVDVTAQGFALVELAEGISETEIREATGAPLALPQGDIPRF, from the coding sequence TTGTCAGACGCTAGATCCCGCATGGTGGCCCGTGCCGCGCGCGAAATCGCGCCCGGCATGGTCGTGAACCTGGGCATCGGCCTGCCCACCAAGGTGGTCAACCATCTGCCCGCCGACTTCCCCGTCTGCCTGCATTCGGAAAACGGGCTGACCGGGATCGGGCCGACGCTGCCGCTCGAGCGCGCCGACCGCAACCTGATCGACGCGGGCGGGGCCTATGTCTCGACGATCCCCGGCTCGGCCTTTTTCGACAGCGCGGTGAGCTTCGCGCTGGTGCGCTCCGGGCGGCTCGACCTGACGCTGCTGGGCGCCTTCGAGGTCGCGCAGAACGGCGATCTGGCGAACTGGAAGATCCCGGGCAAGTTCTCCCCCGGCGCGGGCGGCGCGATCGAACTGGCGCAGAAGGCGCGCCGGGTCGTCGTGATGACCACCCATTGCGACCGCAAGGGCAATCCGAAGCTGCTCAAGACCTGCTCGCTGCCGCTGACCGCGAAGGCGCGGGTGGCGCGGATCTATACCGACATGGCGGTCGTGGACGTGACCGCGCAGGGCTTCGCGCTGGTCGAACTGGCCGAGGGCATCTCCGAGACGGAGATCCGCGAGGCGACCGGCGCCCCCCTTGCACTGCCGCAAGGCGACATTCCCAGATTCTGA
- a CDS encoding cupin domain-containing protein yields MSEFDVGGRLRAIREDKGLSQRELAQRSGVTNGLVSLIERNKTSPSITSLRKILEILETTLAEFFDSDTPAEPGKFVFRHSELTEINPGRIYRSGGAALDALSLKRAGKSGQTNILLLYETYEPGADTGAEAYAHEGEEGGFVIEGELLLTVGETTELLRAGDAYLFDSRLPHRFRNVAKARCVVVSAATPPTF; encoded by the coding sequence GTGAGCGAATTCGACGTGGGCGGACGGCTTCGGGCGATCCGCGAGGACAAGGGATTGTCGCAGCGCGAGCTGGCGCAGCGGTCGGGCGTGACCAACGGGCTGGTCTCGCTGATCGAGCGTAACAAGACCTCTCCCTCGATCACCTCGCTGCGCAAGATTCTCGAAATCCTCGAGACGACGCTGGCGGAGTTCTTCGACAGCGACACGCCCGCCGAGCCAGGCAAGTTCGTCTTCCGGCATTCCGAGCTTACCGAGATCAACCCGGGCCGGATTTACCGCTCGGGTGGCGCGGCGCTCGATGCGCTTTCGCTCAAGCGGGCGGGCAAGTCGGGGCAGACCAATATTCTGCTGCTCTACGAGACCTATGAGCCCGGCGCCGATACCGGGGCGGAGGCCTATGCCCACGAGGGCGAGGAGGGCGGTTTCGTCATCGAGGGCGAGTTGCTGCTGACGGTGGGCGAGACCACCGAGCTGTTGCGCGCGGGCGATGCCTACCTGTTCGACAGCCGCCTGCCGCATCGGTTTCGCAACGTGGCCAAGGCGCGCTGCGTGGTGGTGTCGGCGGCGACCCCGCCAACCTTCTGA
- a CDS encoding transporter substrate-binding domain-containing protein, producing MTNRRTVLKTILGAGSLAATGISLPSLAAADELESLKDKGVIRIAMSGAYPPFNFINEENQVVGFDPAIGEEIAKRMGLKTEIITTAWDGIIGGLLANKYDAIVGSMSITPERAKVVDFVGPYYRMRRGIFVAKDSKITSLDDLKTATVGVTLGETHEQWARDQGYNVRTYKGLPELMLELENNRVDAIVNDDIPVLLAIKKKDSGIKQLKVDLGGTADQAGIAIRQGNPELHKAMQDALDAMMADGTYEKIAMKWIGSDIR from the coding sequence ATGACCAACCGCAGAACCGTTCTCAAAACCATCCTCGGGGCTGGCTCGCTCGCCGCGACCGGCATCTCGCTGCCCAGCCTCGCCGCGGCTGACGAGCTGGAGAGCCTCAAGGACAAGGGCGTGATCCGGATCGCCATGTCGGGCGCCTACCCGCCCTTCAACTTCATCAACGAAGAAAACCAGGTGGTCGGCTTCGACCCGGCGATCGGCGAAGAGATCGCCAAGCGCATGGGCCTCAAGACCGAGATCATCACCACCGCATGGGACGGGATCATCGGCGGTCTGCTGGCCAACAAATACGATGCGATCGTCGGCTCGATGTCGATCACGCCCGAGCGTGCCAAAGTCGTGGATTTCGTCGGCCCGTACTACCGGATGCGCCGCGGTATCTTCGTCGCGAAGGACAGCAAGATCACCTCGCTCGACGACCTGAAAACGGCGACCGTCGGCGTGACGCTGGGCGAGACGCACGAGCAATGGGCGCGTGATCAAGGCTACAACGTGCGGACCTACAAGGGTCTGCCCGAACTGATGTTGGAGCTCGAGAACAACCGCGTGGACGCGATCGTCAACGACGACATCCCCGTGCTGCTCGCGATCAAGAAGAAAGACTCGGGCATCAAGCAGCTCAAGGTCGATCTCGGCGGCACCGCCGATCAGGCCGGCATCGCGATCCGTCAGGGCAATCCCGAACTGCACAAGGCGATGCAGGACGCGCTCGACGCCATGATGGCGGACGGCACCTACGAGAAGATCGCGATGAAGTGGATCGGCTCGGACATCCGCTGA
- a CDS encoding acetyl-CoA C-acyltransferase, which produces MRDAVIVSTARTPIGKAYRGAFNNLEGPALAAHAVRAAVSRAGLEGGEIADAIFGSALTQGSTGVNVARHIAQASGLPDSVAGATLDRQCASGLNAIAAAAHGVMTGEMDVALAGGLDSISLVQNEHWNGYRYRSPGVPDAYYMSMIETAEVVAERYGVTREAQDIYALQSQARTVAAQEAGRFDAEIVPVEAVKLVKDKATGEVSEQSVRLERDECNRPQTTLEGLQGLKPVLGPDKCVTAGNASQLSDGASACVVMSAEEAARRGLEPLGAFRGMAVAGCAPDEMGIGPVFAIPRLLERAGLSIDDIDLWEINEAFASQLLYCRDRLGIPDDKLNVNGGAISIGHPYGMSGARMAGHILLEGKRRGARYGVVSMCIGGGQGAAGLFEIF; this is translated from the coding sequence ATGCGCGACGCTGTCATCGTCTCCACCGCCCGCACGCCTATCGGCAAGGCTTATCGCGGGGCGTTCAACAATCTCGAAGGTCCGGCGCTGGCCGCCCATGCCGTGCGCGCGGCCGTCTCCCGTGCCGGACTTGAGGGCGGCGAGATCGCCGATGCGATCTTCGGCTCCGCCCTCACGCAGGGCTCCACCGGCGTCAACGTCGCGCGTCATATCGCGCAGGCTTCGGGCCTGCCCGACTCCGTGGCGGGTGCCACGCTGGACCGGCAATGCGCCTCGGGCCTCAACGCCATCGCGGCGGCGGCCCATGGCGTGATGACGGGCGAGATGGACGTGGCGCTTGCGGGCGGGCTCGACTCGATCTCACTGGTGCAGAACGAGCATTGGAACGGCTATCGCTATCGCAGCCCCGGTGTGCCCGACGCCTATTACATGTCGATGATCGAGACTGCGGAGGTCGTAGCCGAGCGCTATGGCGTGACCCGCGAGGCGCAGGACATCTACGCGCTGCAAAGTCAGGCCCGCACCGTCGCCGCGCAGGAGGCGGGCCGCTTCGACGCCGAGATCGTTCCGGTCGAGGCGGTGAAACTGGTGAAGGACAAGGCCACGGGCGAGGTCTCGGAGCAGTCGGTGCGGCTCGAGCGCGACGAGTGCAACCGTCCGCAGACCACGCTGGAGGGGCTTCAAGGGCTCAAGCCGGTGCTGGGCCCCGACAAATGCGTGACCGCAGGCAATGCGAGCCAGCTCTCCGACGGCGCGTCCGCCTGCGTGGTGATGTCCGCCGAGGAAGCCGCGCGGCGTGGGCTGGAGCCGCTGGGCGCGTTCCGGGGCATGGCGGTTGCGGGCTGTGCGCCTGACGAGATGGGCATCGGCCCGGTCTTCGCGATCCCGCGCCTGCTGGAGCGCGCGGGGCTCTCCATCGACGATATCGATCTGTGGGAGATCAACGAGGCCTTCGCCTCGCAACTTCTCTATTGCCGCGACCGGTTGGGCATTCCCGACGACAAGCTCAACGTCAATGGCGGCGCGATCTCGATCGGCCACCCCTATGGCATGTCGGGTGCGCGCATGGCGGGCCATATCCTGCTGGAAGGCAAGCGCCGCGGCGCGCGCTACGGTGTCGTGTCGATGTGCATCGGCGGCGGGCAGGGGGCTGCGGGCCTGTTCGAGATCTTCTGA